The Mytilus edulis chromosome 5, xbMytEdul2.2, whole genome shotgun sequence genomic interval ATATTAACTCTGTTACCCCGAGTACAGGTTACCACTTTTTCGGTAAGAACATTGTATTTGTTATTGaatgatttaattaaaaaaaacatattatcgCGTAAATAATATCGGAAATGTGCGAAGCATACGTCAAAGAGATggcaaaaatgaaaagaaaacattataaaatttcATGCGAGGCCTTTTTATGAAGAAAcctatattgtatatataatctATGGGTGCAGAAGTTCTCTATCTCTAATGTAATTTGTTTATTAGTATTTTTTGGGCAACGTTTGCATACAAGTACTTAAACGCTTATGCAAAtctttcaaaaaatgtttgagCAGTTATAAATTAATTACCAGCATGATTGCAAAACAAGGAAATATCGGACTCTCAGAGGTAAGAATAAAAGTTTCTTACTATATTGGGCGACATAAAAATGACTGGAATTCTTACCAAAAATAGTCCAAATTATTTACTCCTATCTGATTTATGACTCgtgatttttaaaatgtatataaacatgcaaaatgtagataaaaaaaaaacattggatgAAATAGAACAGATAAAACAAATTTCACGAGCGTGCAAATTgactcttttaaaaacaaaaacatttattgatctttttgatgttcaaactacagtgcatGCATAGTTTTTACAAGACATAAGTGAATGACATGACATTGATGGCATTAATATACTATTGTTATTATGCGAATAAggcatagtaaaaatttacaagttaACGATATGAATACACAGTATATGATACATCTTAAAAATACTTTGGAGttcattaaatatataataatattcaaaataaatgtaattaaatAACTTCCTTAAATACCCCTTCACCTGTCGACAAATAACTCGTGTTTGTCTttagaaagatataaatattctTATATTTCCAGACGTCTTTTCAAACATTTAAGAAAAGCTTGCACAGATATTAACATTCTGTCTGCTTGTGTGTTCTTTACATTATTGATGTAAATCTTTGCGTGTAGaatacataattttaaattaagtaATCAGAATTCAATGCACCAAAATTGACagtctttattcaaaaatattcttactccAAAAACTAAATACCACCAATTACAACATTTTCgccaaaattgttttatttctaagCATTCAAGAAATGTATGCCCTAAAGTTTCTATTCCTGTACAACTGGCACGTTCATTAGTTAAGgacagtttatatttttcaagaagatAATTATGTGAGACTATTTTGTGTAACATTTTATATTGGAAAGCTTGTAGTTTGCTTTCTATAGTACATTTAAAAGCCAGTGAATACATATTTTTCCACTTTTCgtcactaatttctatattaaaacgTCTTCCCACCTTTATTGTGAAATAGGAGAAACACTTCCCTGATcgataaaaagtaaataaacatctTTAGCAAATAATTTACTGATAGGTACTTTTTTGTTCTCATGCTGAAAAACGATTCCAAATGAGTTGCTGTTAGGTGACATGTGTTGTTGTAATAACAAACTTTCCAGTCACTTGGTATAGCACGTTTTATAGATAGAATGTCTACAAAAGAAACATTCAGGTTATAATTTTGGTTATAAGCGTCATGAGACAAAATATCACCTTTATCATCTACAATATCATTGATGAACCTTATGCCTCTTTCATGTACCAAGATCTGTAAAAAAAGAAACCAATGaaccaaataaattcttttctaacatGAAATGCATTTAACGATATGAAAATACCCCTGAAACGATTCCAAGCAGATAACACTTCTATATTAAAAAGATGTGCTAATAAAATCCAAAAACTCAATTTCACAACTGCTCATAAATAAATCCTCTAAATCAGAACGAGAGAAGAATGCTTTGGAAACACGTTTCCATTTGGAGTTGTGTTCTATCAGAAATCTTTTTACCCACATAATACCAAAGGATAACAGCTGTACTTTAAAAATTGGGGCTTTCAGTTCCCCTTGCTAGAATACTTTAGAATAACTTCCGATTTAAGTTTCGGAGTACTACCATTCCATAATAAACTATACATGTCACGTTGTTTTTTAATTACATACGATTTTGGTACATGTGTAGATGAAATGACATAAATAAGCTTCGATATTTCAAGTGATTTAAGAATAACGATTTTACCGATCAAGGAAAGGTTTCTGATCTTCCACATTTTTATTATTGATTCCATTTTTCTATGCATGTATCTAAATTAGAACAAACCATTTCTTCAATAGCATTAAATTTCAAACTTAGGTTTTAAAACCATCTGTCCATTTAATAGGAAGGGAATCTTCTTTGTTAAATCTATTTCTTCTAATCCATGTTGCTTCGGTTTTAGAAAAATGACTTTTAACCTTGATTACATGTACTTCAAAATTGTTTATGGAATCCTATACAATTTGCGCGAAAATTACATCTTTCAAAATACAAGTGATATCACCAGCCAACTGTGAAATATTTATTCCAGTATCCCAAATTGTTATACCATGTTAATTGCCTCTTGTATAAGGAAAATCTAAAATAATATCAATGTCATAGTTAACTCATAGAAAAGAGGGGGAAATTAAGTAGTCAGAAGCCCATTATACAATGTTTAACTATAATGGATTTATAGAtaagtatttataaataaaaccagCCTTTACTTTTCTTTTTGTACTTCTAGGTACCTTTAATAGAAACACAAAGATGTATTACTGTACTAAAAAAACATTCAGCGGATCAGGAAAGTGGCCAAAAGGAAATTATTGTATTGCCAGAAAAGGTGGTACCTGTCCTTCAGGTATGTCTGCATTTTCTAAACAATCatattttcatgtatttattACTGTCACTTTAGTTTCAACTAAATATTTAACTACtatacactgctacttttgcatagggaCTATTTCTGTACTTCActaaatctgtagtactggaaatttacttttaatatttagtactatttctttactttaaaattattgtactaTTTAGGAACCTATATTTAACAGTGCTTGATTTCGTACttaatattttggtacagaaataataccaacAGTGATgtcaatattccatgtttgaaaatcataactttaagagacttgaaatatataaagtttcacaatgctgaaaatgtaacgtaaccaaaaatctgtagtactgtgtacttaaatttcaagcacaaatcaagtactgtaaaatacaggtacctacattttttaaagtaacaaaatagtactgaatatcaAAATTAGAGATCAAGTTCTACAGATTTTTGGTCCAGAAAAAGTACATAATCAAAAGAAGCTGTGTATATACTTCCCATTTTTTGCTTGGCTAAAAGATTCACTGAGGAGACTGTGGAAAAAAACggggaaaaaaaaaacaaaaataccgaactcaaacaaaaacttatttatgataaaatttattttccTTATTCAATCTTTATTTGGTCATCCGTTTAGGCAAATCAGCATTTATCAAACATATTTCCATAGCCGACAAATGAATTATATCTTGATTATTTAGGGTTTACTTATAAATGTATACTGCACTCATCCGTCTACGATTCGTTAAAGTATTCAAACATTACAGTTTAAATCTAATATCTATTGATAGGATTTTGCACTGGTTCTATCTACTGGGACGACCAGGATAGCGGAAATACCAACTCGCATGGTGGTGATCTTCCAGATGGAGTATACAACAGGAACACAaaaatatactactgttgcaggTATGTCATTATTCAATAGGTTAAGTTCTGGTTATGTGTCGTCGCGCTTTGACAATGTCGAAAACTCAAGACTGGGGCGTGCTGTGTCTGGTGGCGGCGTCAACAATATATAACTGTTATGTAAGATTAGTTATTGGAATCAACCAAGCGTAGCTATAGGGCAATAATTcgtatatgatttgcatattagaGAATACGTTAATATGATTTGTACAGATGGCTTACGGGAGTGAATCttgatgttgtttatttttagataGGCGTCATTGACAGAACTACTTTTTTTGTAACCAATGTACAAATGATAGCGGCGATAATAGCACGCCGTCTCgatgttaaatatatttatatctacTGCGCATTCGTcgtcaaattaaataaaaaacacaaaacattaagATATTCTCTCagtttattttttcagatttcaTGGATATTTTTGGCGTTTACCAAGAAATTTACTTATGCGCCAGGTGCATTCAATAccacaaattgacaatttacgtgTGATAAAGGTTACGAAAGGGAAATTTATtggtcactcacaaacatattttaaaagtctTTCGGACTTTTAATTATatgtgagtgaattggtcgagtttatacaccaaaaGATATCTTTAAAAAGTCGATTAATCCTATAATAGTCCTCTTTATGTACATATTCTGCTAACAGTAAATTCATaataattatcaatgtttcaatAATGATAACTGAATAAAGATACTCTCCcctttttaaaactaaaataacgTGAAAAAAATCGTCTTTTCGTCCCCCGACGTTTAATAGTCAGCAAATCCTTTGTCAATGTATAAGTAGAAAAAACGTAATTTGTACGTATGTAGAACTATATCTATAATACATGATTTTTACAGTATTAATTATATGTACAATAGGTCTGACGCTACTTCTATAGACAGTTACATTGACCTTCCAGCAAGAGAGCCGTTCTATTTGTACAAGTATACATCGACATGCCAGCGTGTACGTGGAATGGCTGTCAGGGACGAATATGTGAAGATGGATGACGAAGATTACAGGAACAAGAgtagtgataatggatgtcatccAAAGAAAACTGACTCAACGGAAGTTTACTACTGTTACTATTATCCTTCACACATCGATCCTCCATCAGAGTGactttttattcctttttctaatttttaattgGTTTAAGTTTCACAACCTTTATTTTTGCTTTCAATCTTTTGACCTTAATTGGTATGAGTACCTTAGAGACTGGTTTCTTGTTGGACTTGTGTTATTTGTTTTGAAGTATGTTTCTATGCATTAAAAATTAGATATCTTATTTCATGCGATTAATTTGCCATTGGATGTTCAACAGTCATCCAACAGTATCATGTATTTAGCCTTACTgcgtttatttgaaaaacaattgaCTCGACCTTATCAACTTAGTTTTCAGTATGAAGCTGTCAAGgttagaaaagagggacgaaagataccagagggacagtcaaactcatagatagaaaataaactgacaacgccatggctaaaaataaaaagataaacagaccAAATTACTACagaagacacaatatagaaaaccaaagactaagcaacacgaaccccactaaaaaactgggggtgatgtcaagtgctacggaagggtaagcagatgctgctccacatgtggcacccgtctttttgctcatgttattacaaatccggtagatagtctaattcggtaggtcacatgtATAAAAAGGGAAGGGTATAGTAGTTACGACacaaggaacatattcgatattatctgtgaaacggttattacgtaacggtcaactaactcgtgatggcgtccgtaaaatttacgaagggacgaTTTCGACTTcgtcatttggaactcttggtttaaaagcgtcattgtgagcagcaatcctctatcaatgaAATCATCATAGGatatacaagcccgggaatatcgtatcaattgggatgtatgtactccgtatgcaggcgctgcctgaatgttgctacatagaaatggaaagttcacaactgggaagctgaaatcatctcttttgtcgtaaagttttgttttcaaccgactctcattgtcaatttctagatataagtcaaaatatgaggcagaattaactgtatttgtagtatcctttatctccagttCGATGGAATAGATTCATAgtcacattctttttttttaaatttaagtgaTTGACCGTGGCGAGTTTAAAAAGGTTGAAATATTAGTCAGCTATTTATCAGATACATAACCGTAGGACTAACCTTAACCTAACAGCATGAATACAAGATGAATAATAAATTCTTATTAATTGATGAatattgaacagtggtatacttatattgcctttatttagaaaatGTATCACTTACTACAATAAATGTTTATAAGAATATTCGATATAAACCTTACCAAAACCCAGATGTTAGTTTGTAAGAcgagtgaaaaataaaatgtatccaaaatatTTATGGAGAGTAATCTTCGTTGAGAGTTATGaaatatttctcttttatttaaGTTCGTCTGTAGTTACTACAGAAAAAAACATTCAAGTTCTTCACTTTTGTTACTAAACGTTCAATTATTTATCGCTTCAGAAATAATATTTAGATTATCTATTGTCAACATGCAAGAAAAAGAGAGTCGGACGATACCAAAGGAATATTTCTAATCTAAGTCAATCTTTCTTTAGTTATAAAGTGTACCTGAAATTTATGGAGACggcttcataagtatgatttatttgTGTCTAATCCATTAATTCTGCAATAAAATTACATGAAAATTGAGGCTATAAATCATTGTTTACAACATTTCAGTTCCAATTATAAAGCATTTTTACCTGTTGATCAAagatcaaaatttaaagaaatttacgaAACggaagtttgaaaaatattttgatcaaGTGTTAAAGAAAAAGAGAAAACCTTTTTAATTAGCACAGCGATCGTATTCCTTAACATTttgatatagatataggaagatggtgaatgagtgccaatgtgacaactctccatccaaataacaatttaaaaaagtcaaCCATTAGAGGTCAATGGACGGCATTcgacacagagccttggctcacaccgaacaacaagctataaagggccccaaaattactagacgtgtaaaaccattcaaactggaaaaccaacggtctaatctatataataaaaccagaaacgagaaacatgtataaatacataaacaaacgacaactactgtacatcagattcctgacttaggacacaTTTGTACCACTTTACCCTCTACAACGATACCAAGTTAACAATCTAATATGGTAGACGTGCATATTCATCATTGTCACTCTAAGCAAAATAAGTCGGAAGGTAAAATCCAATATGAAATACTTCAAAATTTAAACACTAAACATTCCAAAATGCTGTAACAGATACGCCTCATGCCGGGGTGAActataatatataaacataatgTTCGATAATGCCTGTAATGACTCATAAACAAGAATGCTTCGGACTTATATACTAGTactgttattttcattttcaaatacttGATCGATACTGCTACTGGTAAGCAGCTAGTTCAAAAGGTAATTGTCAAGTTAAAAATAAGTGCAAGGCTACTGACACGGCTTGGAACATATGTAGTGCTTTCATATACATGTCATTACTCCGAAAGCTTTTTACGCTGTTTCTGTtctaaatttaaatgtaaatatatattaaagtcaCCTAAGGATCTGTGATTTTTTATTACTTAAACCTGATTTCAAAATAACCGAAAcaatgaataaaaagtaaaatactgaactgcgagggaaattcaaacggaaagtctctaatcaaatgacaaaatcaaaagctaaaaaaattcaaacgaatggataacaactgtcatattccatgacttggtacaggcattttcttatgtagaaaatggtggattgacccttttttttgcaatttcaatacAGATACACACATGTTTGTGTATGCTGCTTAAAATGGTTGTCAAAAGTAATTAAAAGTAGTACTAACACAGATGTAGAATTATTAGGAATTGCAGCAAGATTAGGTCTGGATAAATTGTAGATAGGTTTTTGAATGAGTAAagacttttgatggcttcctgCAAATAACATCAGCTGCGGTTGTTCCTCGTGTAGCTGCTCTTCCTTTCTTCCATACATTTAGCGGATGTGACACTGTGTCGGCATTTCGTGGGAAAGTGAAGATGTAAGCTTGACGGACATTGGAAATATTTCCCGATTTAACGGGCGTTTCTCCGCTTTAGTATGAAGACATACATGGATATCATAGAAGTATTTATTTGCATCATGTATGGCAACATAAACATTTGCTTTTAACGAGGCacgatttgaaaacaaatttttaagaGGAAAGCAGCGGCCTTATGTTAAATTACAGTTCCTAAAGTAAGATGAAACAGTACAAAACATGGAGAACACAgtgacttccggttccaaaaACGTTGAAAAATGTCATTTCCATCAACGTAACAAGATATACCACTTACTTTGTTAAGTTCAAATGCCTAGTTTGGTTATAAATACATGTTGCTTATCTTATAATTTTCTGCCAATACACAAACCCTTACAAGGAAGGCAAAACGGTAGCATTTATAGTCACCAACACAGCTGAATTTCTTACATCCGCACATCCAAAGTtccaaccccagtgttcatgacttggtacatgcaccTGCCAAATGCGCCCAAACATGTCCACCTGGATATGCTTCTCTTATGGTGTGCTCCGCCATATTGGAACCGGAAGTCACTGTGTTCTCCATGTTTTGTACTGTTTCATCTTACTTTAGGAACTGTAATTTACATTTGATCAAAACTAACAATGGATGTTACCTTTAACACAGTTTTCAAAGGATTGTAGCCAAAGGGATATGACGCCAATATGCAAAATGAGCGGTGgccatttagataaaaaaaaacatttttgttatgGCCAGCAACTGATTTTGTTAAATTATCATTaagtcaacctttataccaaatttcatgcttgtatcacgatttgcataATATCTCCCGTTAAGATTGATGAAACCGATTTTATCCTTTCTGCAATACAACTTGTTGCTAATTTGTAAACATAATTTGTAAATACAATTTACAAATCTGATAGAATTCCGACTATAATGTATTGCTTTGGTGTGCACAAAGTTACTTATATCTATCcaaaaacaattttagaaatttatttgTGTATCCATAAGATCCAAggcttttctcatttttcattcttttaattgCATCAGTCAACTCTAACAAGGGATGTTTCTTCTTCTAAGGACTCTTTCATATTTTCCCATAGTTTTGgtatatatctatactattaaacgagaagacctcatttttgatgtcgcttctcttctttccagaataaattaatcaacacgcctctgtgtcctataggtacagtgcatagtcgcatttgtcatccattcatatgattattcagattgagttattttaggagaaaaacgagaaaaaaggcatccggatattgttccgtcattgtacgaaattttaagtcagattatacttccggtttgcgtttttctgtatactacgaataaagtgtattttcagaattttatctgctatcattttcaagtttactatccacagagtttattaaatagagagggtctgtatactatatcaatgatcaccatggatcgattagtaaacttagaattgaaagtaaatacgctttatttatatagtaatgaatgttcataatatacagataagcgctaaaattattcatgtgaacttttgatactttttctgaaattctccagtcattaaatcttttacaaaattcattgattaccaaaaaaaaagaagaagatgtggtatgattgccatgttaagacaactctccacaagagaccaaaatgacacagatattaacaactataggtcaccgtacggccttcaacaaagagcaaagcccataccgcatactcagcttcaaaaggcccgaaatgacaatgtaaaacaattcaaacgagaaaactagcggccttatttatgtacaaaaaatgaacgaaaaacaaatatgtaacacataaacaaacgacaaccactgaattacaggcgccttacttaaataaatgttcataacatattaaatgtatgttcatattgaaattgatagaaaaccaaaaattgggaactttggaattaaaggtggagggtaaaaaaacattttcctgtccccaataacctatgacttatgatactttcctgaaattctccagtcattctgtattttacaaaattcttccaacaacactttacatactttaaactacgctctgaatgcccgcgatttcgcgggtgtgttctagtatatatttatagtcagtattattcaaacaaataaattttattgtctcATTTTTGGCTTCGtttagaatttgtttttttttgtatttaattacaTTTCCTGATATATCAGTTAATTTCATAATGTTTTATTGACGTATTTTTTGGTCTGTAAATTCATGATATTTTGATGGTTGCTATCCCTCTTCTTTGACTATATATATTGACCCCTCAATTGATTTTGGGtgtatttctttctaaccaaaagtttgtaaacgttgtgtggtGTTTGGTGCTGTTTTCTTAACGCTACATAAGgcagaaacaaatacatcgtttaatctttgtttactgaccctgtttgaactgtcagtaatgcatgcacatgttgttggtaaacagacgACTGACAAACAGAGAAACAAATACCTCGTTTAATCAGGGTgaatttagaaacaaatgtagGTTTGTTCTAACAATcgacgaacgacaaactgtagatgCATTTTTAAcgtttgcatagtttgtcaaagtttatgtaaacttttcaaatgtatgttagaaacaaatgatcaaaacatgtgcgcgcttagccgtttgcatcgtttgtgttagaaagaaatgcagccTACGTTTAAGAATTTagagatatgtttttttttaatttcaatctgTTCCCAAATTTCATC includes:
- the LOC139522855 gene encoding uncharacterized protein — its product is MVNMFILFLMIASSCAVSWPSGKYSIPKPQTGCPSGWSEGWRYQDNEDTHNINSVTPSTGYHFFGTFNRNTKMYYCTKKTFSGSGKWPKGNYCIARKGGTCPSGFCTGSIYWDDQDSGNTNSHGGDLPDGVYNRNTKIYYCCRSDATSIDSYIDLPAREPFYLYKYTSTCQRVRGMAVRDEYVKMDDEDYRNKSSDNGCHPKKTDSTEVYYCYYYPSHIDPPSE